The Paenibacillus spongiae nucleotide sequence TCACCCGTATCGTGGTTCCACGTTGCGATGAACGCCCTTCCATCACCGCCCGGGAGATGGAACACCTCCAAGTAGCTAAAGACCGTACTTTCGGGAGCCACATCCTTTAATCCGTCCCGTGACCATTCGTAAAGGGACAGGTGCGACCAAATCGAGCCGATTTGCCACCCGACTATCAACTGCTGCCCCTTCCCTCCCGTTACATGTGCCGCATGCAAGAGCGTTACGCCATATCCGCTTCCCTTCACTTGCTGCAGTACCTTCCATCCTTCCGGCCTGAGCTGCAGGACAAGCAAGTATTGCTGACCCTCTAAGCTATAAACAGCTATGATCTCGGAGCATTGGTCATCATCCAGAGCAGCCGTAATGACGGCTTCATGAGGACGAGGCTGATGGATCGTGACGATTTCTGCCCCGCTTGGCAAATAGGGCCGTACGAATTGCGCCAGCCTGGCGTTGCTTCCATTCATCCGCACACCTCCCGCAAGCATATGATCCTTCCAAAGAGCAAACCCATTGGATATTTCATACGTTGAAAATAAACATCGCCTAATTCGTATGCGATTAGACGGCAGTTATGCTTCAAATCCGCTGCAGAGGTTCATTGATTTCCATGAAAAACGGCGGTGCCCTTAGGCAGCCGCCGTCTGTATTTAAGTATGATTTCAAATGTTATTTCAGCTCTCATCCCAGAGCTGTCGCAAATAATCCATTCCGAGCTTGGAGCCGACCTTGCAGTCTTCCATGCCTTCAAACTCGACAGTCACATAACCGTCATAGCCCGACGATTTGATAAGCTTTACGATTTCCGGTATCGGAAGATCCCCTTGACCGACAATGGCACCTCGCATATAATTGCCATTCGCAGTACGGAACCAATCGCCGCCGCCAGGATAGCGGTAATATGGACGAATGTAGAAGTCTTTGAAATGCACGAGAGACGCGTAAGGCAAATTCCGCTTTACGCCTACCAACGGATCTTCATCCACGCACAGGAAATTGCCGACATCGAGCGTTGTTTTGAAGTTCGGACGATCGACAAGCTGCAGGACGCGCTGGACGCGGTCGCTTGCTTGTACACTGAAGCCGTGGTTCTCGATTGTCGTCGTTATGCCGAACGTATTGGCATAGTCAGCTATCTTGCGGCTTCCTTCAATGATCTGCGGAAGCGCATCCTCGAAATAGCGGATCGTCATCTTCTCAGGCGGCAGCGTGAAAGCGGTCACATCATGACGCATATGCTTGATGCCCATCCGGTTAAGCAAATCAACATGTTGCTTCAGCCGATCGACTTCCGCATCGAATTCAAGTTCGGTCTCCTGGACGAAATTCGCAGGCATGGAATAGTTCGATAACGCTATACCGGCTTCACCGGCCTTGTCCCTCACATCATCCGCTAACGCCAAATTATCGACTAGCGTAAATCCGTACGGAACAATTTCCATATGCTGGCCGCCATTTTCTTTAATCCAAGTAATGACGTCGAGAACGGTCATCTCGCCCGACTTGATCGCATTCAGCAAACTATACGTACTTAATCCCAGCTTCATGTGAACCCTCCATAATCGTAGAGATAAATGCTTTGCAAGTCCATTCATGATGTATAAGGAGTCAGTGGACTATATAAGAATACCATACTACAGCTCGAAAATGATATCGCTTGCAATCAAAGATGCGGGCGAATGACGATTGGCGGCGGCCCGATCCCCCGCTTCGCCATGTCGGTATACCCCCGTGACAGCCGCTTGTATGCCGGTTAAACCTTGGGCAAGCAGCGATCCGATCAAACCGGCGAGAACGTCGCCCGCTCCTCCCGTTGCCATCCCCGCATTGCCGGTAACGTTAATATAGACATCGCCGCCCGGCTCCGCACATACCGTTCGCGCCCCCTTCAGAGCAAGCGTGACTTTGTGTTTTGCCGCGTACTGACGGGCGGCGTCAATGCGATTGCGCTGAACCTCGCGCGTTGGGATGCCTGACAGACGCGCCATTTCGCCAGGATGCGGGGTGAATACGGTAGGCGCTTGTCTAACCGGCCATGACGCAAAGCCTTCCGCATCGGCTATCATATTGAGCGCATCGGCATCGAGAACAAGCGGAATCTCCGCTCTCTGCCATATCGTCCGGAGCCATGCGCTATCTCCCTTCCACCGACCCATGCCCGGACCTACGACAAGCGCCTGTTTGCCTTGAGACAGCGCAAGGAGCTCTTCCGGGTCGGTTGCGCTCCAACCGCCGCCGCCATCCTGGACGCCGGCTAGCATAAGCTCAGGCGGCCTGCCGCCTAGAGTTGCTATAATACTGTCCGGTACCGCCCAGCTGACAAGGCCGCAGCCTCCGCGCAGTGCAGCTGCCGATGACAGCAGCCCGGCTCCGCTCATCGCCCTGCTTCCTGCAGCGACCAGCACGTGCCCATAAGTGCCCTTATGGGTGTCCGCCGCCCTCTCCTTTCCCGGATCGACACCAAGTCGGGACACGAGTACCGACTCATCCGCTTCATACGTCTGAATCCCGTGCTCCTCTGCCAATCCCGAAGGAATCCCGATGGAACGCACAACGACATCTCCCGCATAATCAGCGCCGGGATATTGGAGCAAGCCGCATTTCTTGAATCCCAACGCAACCGTACGTTGGGCTCGAATGCAAGGGTCGCCCGCTTCCCCCGTGTCAGCATCCAGTCCGCTGGGAATGTCAATGGCGACAATCGGCTTGCCGCTCTCATTGGCTTGCATGATCAGCTCCCCGTATACGTCTCTGGGCGCGCCTTTCGATCCTGTACCTAGCAGCGCATCAATAATCCCGTCCACATTGCCCCAGTCAATCGGGTTCCGGTCATAGCGTATGTACGGAATGCCAATCCGCATCACAATATCCCGCTGCAAGGCAGCTTCCTTCGTCAATAATTCAGGGTCATCGGCATAGATAACCGTCACGATCAGACCGGCGTCCCGAAGATGCCGTGCAGCGACAAGTCCATCGGCGCCATTATTTCCTTTGCCCGCCAGAACGAGCCATCTTGTTCCGGCGGATTCAGCCAGAGCTGCCACCTCATCAGCGACTGCCCGTCCGGCATTCTCCATCAGAACAAGAGCGGGAATGCCAATCCGCTCGATGGTATCCTGATCGATTCGTCTCATTTCTTCCGACGTTAAGACAAACATCTCTTCACTCCTTCCCGAACAGGTCGATATTACCATACTGCCTAATTGCACATGGA carries:
- a CDS encoding sugar phosphate isomerase/epimerase family protein; the encoded protein is MKLGLSTYSLLNAIKSGEMTVLDVITWIKENGGQHMEIVPYGFTLVDNLALADDVRDKAGEAGIALSNYSMPANFVQETELEFDAEVDRLKQHVDLLNRMGIKHMRHDVTAFTLPPEKMTIRYFEDALPQIIEGSRKIADYANTFGITTTIENHGFSVQASDRVQRVLQLVDRPNFKTTLDVGNFLCVDEDPLVGVKRNLPYASLVHFKDFYIRPYYRYPGGGDWFRTANGNYMRGAIVGQGDLPIPEIVKLIKSSGYDGYVTVEFEGMEDCKVGSKLGMDYLRQLWDES
- a CDS encoding NAD(P)H-hydrate dehydratase, producing MFVLTSEEMRRIDQDTIERIGIPALVLMENAGRAVADEVAALAESAGTRWLVLAGKGNNGADGLVAARHLRDAGLIVTVIYADDPELLTKEAALQRDIVMRIGIPYIRYDRNPIDWGNVDGIIDALLGTGSKGAPRDVYGELIMQANESGKPIVAIDIPSGLDADTGEAGDPCIRAQRTVALGFKKCGLLQYPGADYAGDVVVRSIGIPSGLAEEHGIQTYEADESVLVSRLGVDPGKERAADTHKGTYGHVLVAAGSRAMSGAGLLSSAAALRGGCGLVSWAVPDSIIATLGGRPPELMLAGVQDGGGGWSATDPEELLALSQGKQALVVGPGMGRWKGDSAWLRTIWQRAEIPLVLDADALNMIADAEGFASWPVRQAPTVFTPHPGEMARLSGIPTREVQRNRIDAARQYAAKHKVTLALKGARTVCAEPGGDVYINVTGNAGMATGGAGDVLAGLIGSLLAQGLTGIQAAVTGVYRHGEAGDRAAANRHSPASLIASDIIFEL